A part of Lacinutrix sp. 5H-3-7-4 genomic DNA contains:
- a CDS encoding methionine aminotransferase, producing MKHQSKLPNVSTTIFSVMSALANKHDAINLSQGFPNFNSDNKLKELVTKAMHSGYNQYAPMPGNLDLREAIANKFDLLYGTSYKPDTEITVTAGATQAIYTIISAFVKPEDEVIIFRPAYDCYEPAIEINGGKTISIQLEAPHYSVNWDTVESLFTNKTKLIIINTPQNPSGSIFSEKDMAALEHITKNSNCIILSDEVYEHIIFDGVQHQSICRFPNLKSRSFITASFGKTFHNTGWKLGYCCGPKVLMDEFRKVHQFNVFSVNHPMQKALAEYLKIPNRYLELSQFYQDKRDLFLNLIAPSRFKFVPAKGTYFQVLDFSNITTAYDVDFAKRLTIENKIASIPLSVFNDNNRDDKVLRFCFAKTEDTLKQAAEILNKI from the coding sequence GCAAGGCTTTCCTAATTTTAATAGCGATAATAAATTAAAAGAATTAGTAACAAAAGCAATGCATTCTGGTTATAACCAATACGCACCAATGCCTGGTAATTTAGACTTACGTGAAGCGATAGCAAATAAATTTGATTTATTGTATGGTACAAGTTACAAACCAGATACCGAAATTACAGTCACCGCAGGAGCAACACAGGCGATTTATACTATAATTTCTGCCTTTGTAAAACCAGAAGATGAAGTTATAATATTTCGTCCTGCTTATGATTGTTATGAGCCAGCAATTGAAATTAATGGAGGTAAAACAATATCAATACAACTTGAAGCACCACATTATAGTGTTAATTGGGATACGGTAGAATCTCTATTTACAAACAAAACAAAACTTATAATAATAAATACACCTCAAAATCCAAGCGGTTCTATTTTTTCTGAAAAAGATATGGCGGCATTAGAGCACATAACAAAAAATTCTAACTGTATAATTTTAAGTGACGAAGTATATGAGCATATTATTTTTGATGGTGTACAACACCAAAGTATTTGTAGGTTTCCTAATTTAAAATCTAGAAGTTTTATAACAGCATCTTTTGGTAAAACATTTCACAATACAGGTTGGAAACTTGGATATTGTTGTGGGCCTAAAGTGCTTATGGATGAGTTTAGAAAAGTACATCAATTTAATGTGTTTAGCGTAAACCACCCAATGCAAAAAGCATTAGCAGAATATTTAAAAATACCTAATCGTTATTTAGAACTCTCACAGTTTTATCAAGACAAACGCGATTTGTTTTTAAATTTAATTGCACCATCAAGATTTAAATTTGTTCCTGCAAAAGGGACGTATTTTCAAGTGTTAGATTTTTCTAATATTACTACAGCGTATGATGTAGACTTTGCTAAAAGATTAACAATTGAAAATAAAATAGCATCTATTCCATTATCTGTATTTAACGATAATAACAGAGATGATAAAGTTTTGCGTTTTTGTTTTGCTAAAACCGAAGACACACTAAAACAAGCAGCAGAAATTTTAAATAAAATATAA